In Thalassotalea fonticola, a single genomic region encodes these proteins:
- a CDS encoding helix-turn-helix transcriptional regulator: MLVKKNKKVNTLLLVSFDLVLAKHCKEELSPFCKLESIYSMDELELSIDLPGAIIYLMDYTSATHLHNIEYIRNKFSDSLLFVVSSAVSIPLLHQSLHLGVNDLFLFPFSEQDKLSLICTIKNKTDIICFSEELENAQSLTCEQIDKENPISSLLNIIERDFAKGPSLQDLSHNIHLSPSRLCHMFKDLCGLTYSHYLLCRKLEESERLLSQSNSSVTTISYQMGFSNPSHFCRSFKEHFNITPNSYAHGNRDLIHSATYLRYQRLRSELIPNMGSAIQGNFTQLQGSKSVG; this comes from the coding sequence ATGTTGGTTAAGAAAAATAAAAAGGTAAATACCTTGCTTTTGGTTTCATTTGATCTAGTGCTAGCAAAACACTGCAAGGAAGAGTTAAGCCCATTTTGCAAGTTAGAATCAATTTACTCTATGGATGAACTAGAACTATCTATAGATCTTCCTGGTGCTATTATATATTTAATGGACTACACCAGTGCAACTCACTTGCACAATATTGAATATATAAGAAATAAATTTTCAGATAGCTTACTGTTTGTCGTATCTAGTGCTGTTTCTATTCCGTTATTACATCAATCTTTACACTTAGGTGTTAATGATTTATTTTTATTTCCTTTTTCAGAACAAGATAAGCTGAGTTTAATCTGCACCATTAAAAACAAAACTGACATAATATGCTTTTCTGAAGAATTGGAAAACGCGCAAAGTTTGACTTGCGAACAAATCGATAAAGAAAATCCAATATCATCATTACTTAATATTATTGAACGCGATTTTGCCAAAGGGCCTTCTCTGCAGGACTTGTCGCACAATATCCATTTAAGTCCAAGTCGACTGTGTCATATGTTTAAGGACTTATGTGGGCTAACTTATAGCCATTATCTTTTGTGTAGAAAACTAGAAGAAAGTGAGCGGTTACTTTCACAAAGCAATAGCTCTGTAACCACAATATCGTACCAAATGGGCTTTTCTAACCCGTCACATTTCTGTCGAAGCTTTAAAGAACATTTTAATATTACGCCAAATTCGTATGCCCATGGCAACAGAGATTTAATCCATAGTGCTACTTACCTTCGCTATCAACGCTTACGCTCTGAGTTGATCCCAAATATGGGATCGGCTATTCAAGGTAACTTTACTCAACTTCAAGGAAGTAAAAGTGTGGGTTAA
- a CDS encoding L,D-transpeptidase family protein has translation MPISIVVSANTNPEPLLVINEHKLENQSSEPLAASSHYQYLLASSNKHFLWFDKTGLTLSGLSLHRLLADLGWHNLINVNVLKYSQYEQHDRVLTNGFVQLLHLSAIHYRQQIDVKSELLNAIVEDASDELLLSLIPAYDQISLLRTAISEYRYLARYQWPMLDDNFKPRLGQSHNQVKGIRQILTMLGDLPSKAQTKSRLDVYDSVVVAALKKFQGRHGLEADGKLGPKTYAALKVKPQMRVKQLQVNLWRWFSLPKVPPEKYLLVNIPGYQLSVIEDGDETVKMRVIVGDVDNQTPQMVTEINRVTLNPTWTPTQNIIKNELIPEYRQDFLSLKRKNFQLVKGYWKNVETREIDDPDLNLSKLLQSYRLVQAPGANNALGYYRFNIPNNYSVYLHDTPVKSLFRQSNRALSHGCIRLEDASLLAKYLLKADKSLHLDKMHSAIESGKTTNLPLKTPLPVYITYQTAWINEQGNLRLSPDIYHLDQKNAALAQFHATDSNSVITLSQNNF, from the coding sequence TTGCCCATTTCTATAGTTGTTTCTGCAAATACAAATCCTGAACCTTTACTCGTCATAAATGAGCACAAACTAGAAAATCAAAGTTCTGAACCATTGGCTGCCTCAAGCCATTATCAGTATTTACTTGCTAGCAGTAATAAGCATTTTTTGTGGTTTGATAAAACCGGGTTAACACTATCAGGCTTGTCTTTGCACCGGCTATTAGCCGATTTAGGTTGGCACAACTTAATCAATGTTAATGTACTTAAATATAGCCAATATGAACAGCATGATAGAGTGTTAACGAATGGTTTTGTACAATTACTTCATCTGTCGGCGATTCATTATCGGCAACAAATAGATGTTAAAAGTGAGTTGCTTAATGCCATTGTTGAAGATGCTTCCGATGAGCTTTTGTTATCACTCATCCCAGCTTATGATCAAATTTCACTACTTCGAACAGCAATATCTGAATATCGATATTTAGCCCGATATCAATGGCCTATGCTTGATGATAATTTTAAACCTAGACTTGGACAAAGTCATAACCAAGTTAAAGGCATCAGACAAATTTTAACCATGTTAGGTGACTTACCGAGCAAGGCCCAGACAAAGTCGCGATTAGATGTATATGATTCTGTTGTAGTCGCAGCATTGAAAAAGTTTCAAGGTCGTCATGGTTTAGAAGCCGATGGTAAGCTCGGACCTAAAACTTATGCAGCCTTAAAGGTAAAGCCACAAATGCGAGTTAAACAGTTACAGGTAAACTTATGGCGCTGGTTCAGTTTACCTAAAGTGCCACCAGAAAAGTATTTACTGGTAAATATTCCAGGTTACCAACTTTCTGTGATTGAAGATGGTGATGAAACTGTAAAAATGCGAGTCATTGTTGGTGATGTAGACAATCAAACCCCGCAAATGGTCACTGAAATAAATCGGGTAACATTAAACCCAACTTGGACACCCACTCAAAACATCATTAAGAATGAATTGATACCTGAATATAGGCAAGATTTTTTATCTCTAAAACGTAAAAATTTTCAATTAGTAAAAGGCTATTGGAAGAATGTTGAAACCAGAGAGATTGATGACCCGGATTTAAACTTAAGTAAGCTGTTGCAATCATATCGTTTAGTACAAGCGCCGGGAGCAAATAATGCTTTAGGTTATTACCGGTTCAATATTCCCAATAACTATTCCGTTTACCTGCATGACACACCAGTAAAGTCTTTGTTTAGGCAAAGTAATAGGGCGTTAAGTCACGGTTGTATTAGGTTAGAGGATGCAAGTTTACTGGCAAAATACCTGCTTAAAGCGGATAAATCATTGCACCTAGATAAAATGCATTCGGCAATTGAATCCGGAAAAACCACTAATTTACCGCTCAAAACCCCATTACCTGTTTATATAACTTACCAAACTGCTTGGATAAACGAGCAAGGAAACTTACGTTTATCACCAGATATCTACCACCTTGATCAGAAAAATGC
- a CDS encoding lipoprotein intramolecular transacylase Lit: protein MKNLITLAWLCFCISILLFSFGLSWQLNKSVNFTYPFWYEVLDINAHIKKYAPQNKYQKQDFVNTDKNQHYELFEQVVIAINNQGENLANIEYYTSSKQTKLFTQSEVIHLQDVSNLVDTLRIVWLVNLLPLIIFSLLYMQRKISMPNNKLKIQALVASIVVLTVSFVIFGFKKIFYYLHTVVFPDNHQWFFYYQESLMSTFMKAPDLFAAIGVNLLITSFFIICLYLWSIHKYLPPSKINNN from the coding sequence ATGAAAAATTTAATTACTTTAGCTTGGCTTTGCTTTTGCATTTCAATACTCTTATTTTCATTTGGGCTAAGTTGGCAACTCAATAAAAGCGTAAACTTCACTTACCCGTTTTGGTATGAAGTGCTTGATATTAATGCACACATCAAAAAATATGCTCCGCAAAATAAATATCAAAAACAAGATTTTGTAAACACTGATAAAAACCAACACTATGAGTTATTTGAACAGGTAGTTATAGCTATTAACAATCAAGGTGAGAATTTAGCAAATATTGAATATTACACTTCGAGTAAACAGACAAAATTATTTACGCAAAGTGAAGTAATACATTTACAAGATGTGAGCAATTTGGTGGATACGCTTAGAATAGTTTGGTTAGTGAACTTATTACCTTTGATAATATTCAGTTTGTTATATATGCAGAGAAAAATATCCATGCCTAATAATAAATTAAAAATTCAGGCACTGGTTGCTAGCATTGTTGTACTTACTGTAAGTTTTGTAATATTTGGTTTTAAGAAAATTTTCTATTATTTGCACACTGTAGTATTTCCAGATAATCATCAGTGGTTTTTCTATTATCAAGAATCATTAATGAGTACCTTTATGAAGGCACCAGATTTATTTGCCGCGATAGGGGTTAATTTATTAATTACTAGTTTTTTTATCATTTGCCTCTATTTATGGTCGATTCATAAGTATTTGCCCCCCTCAAAGATTAACAATAACTAA